GAGAGGGTCGGAGGCTAAAGACCATCAGAAAAACAAAAAGCATGGGCTAACTGGCATCTGGCTTAATGCTCTATCTTTATGACCAGCAGGATCTTTAATTTCAGTGCCGGGCCGGCCGTAATGCCGGAGCCCGTGCTTGAGCGGGCAAGGGAAGAGCTTTTGTCGCTCGGCGGAGCGGGCATGAGCGTGATGGAAATGAGCCACCGCTCGCCGGAATTCGAGAGCGTTCTCCATAAGGCGGAAGCGGGAATTCGAGAGCTTTTGGGCCTACCGGCAGATTACCGAGTGCTCTTCACATACGGCGGTGCGACTATGCAGTTCTCAATGGTGCCGATGAACCTTCTTCGCGGAGGCCATGCCGACTACATAACCACCGGTGCCTGGGGCGAGAAGGCGATCGCCGAAGCCCGCCGGTTCGGTCCGGTGAATGAGAGCTTTACGACGAAGGGATCGGGGTTTCGATCAGTGCCTTTGGCCGACGAGGTTGCCTTTTCCGCCGATTCGGCCTTTGTCCATTACACTTCGAACGAAACGATCGACGGCGTTGAATTTCCGTATGATCTCGAAGCAGGCGGCATTCCGGTCGTCTGCGATGCTTCGTCGAATATTCTTTCGCGGCCGATCGATGTTTCGAAATATGCGTTGATCTACGCCGGGGCGCAAAAGAACATCGGCCCGAGCGGCGTGACGGTCGTCATCATCCGCGACGACCTGCTCGAACGCACCCCAGACGGCCTGCCGCAGCTTCTCGATTACCGGAGCTATGCAAAGGCCGACTCGATGCCGAACACGCCAAACACGTGGGGCATTTATCTAATCGGGCTGGTGACGGATTGGCTTTCAGA
This window of the Acidobacteriota bacterium genome carries:
- the serC gene encoding 3-phosphoserine/phosphohydroxythreonine transaminase; the protein is MTSRIFNFSAGPAVMPEPVLERAREELLSLGGAGMSVMEMSHRSPEFESVLHKAEAGIRELLGLPADYRVLFTYGGATMQFSMVPMNLLRGGHADYITTGAWGEKAIAEARRFGPVNESFTTKGSGFRSVPLADEVAFSADSAFVHYTSNETIDGVEFPYDLEAGGIPVVCDASSNILSRPIDVSKYALIYAGAQKNIGPSGVTVVIIRDDLLERTPDGLPQLLDYRSYAKADSMPNTPNTWGIYLIGLVTDWLSEQGGLAAMAERNRAKAKLLYEAIDASDGFYRGHAERSARSLMNVTFRLPSEELEESFCTEAERCGMSGLRGHRSVGGIRASIYNAFPHEGVTALVEFMREFRDTNG